AGAAGATCCTCTTCACTTGTATCACTTGGAAGACGATGAACCTCTGAATAGAAGCCCAAATCATGGCATGCTTTTTCCTTATTGCGAACATACACTTGTGATGCAGGATCTTCGCCGACCAGTACCACGGCCAGACCTGGCACTATATTTTTTGCCTTCAGCTGCTGAACTTCTTCTGTAATCGAATTTCGAATATCTTCTGAAATTTGCTTTCCGCTAATAATTGTTGCCGTCATGTCTCTTCTCTCCCTTGGATCCAAACTTTATAAACATCCGTTATGCATTAGAATCATCGTACACTATTATTTAACACGAGCCTTCAGAGCTTCAACATCCTGAATCATTTTTCCTAATACACCATTTACAAATTTCCCTGACTCATCTGTTCCAAAATGTTTAGAGAGCTCAATCCCTTCATTTACTGCTACCTTGGCAGGGACGTCCTCACGATACAACATCTCGTAAGCAGCCAGTCTCAGAATTTGGCGGTCTACGCGGGACAATCGGCTGACCTGCCAGCCCTTCAAATAATCAGCCAGCAGACTGTCGAGTGCTTCTTTGTTCTCCCAGATGCCGCGTACATGCTCTAGCACATAGGCATGCATTACCGCCTCATTCTTGATAACCACTTCACCTTCATTTTCTTCTGCAGCTTCCTCAAACAGCATATCCACTGCAGCTTTCGCCTCGACCTCATTCATTTCCATCTGATACAGACTTTGAACCACGATTTCCCTTGCCAAACGTCTTTTCATTTCCTGCCTCCTGCTTCATATCTAATCTATCCGTGATTTACAATGTATTCTTCACACAAAAAAACCTGTGCTTATGCTATTCTTCCCAAAAACGGGCATGAAGACTGCAGCTCTTTTTTGGAGTAAGAAAAGCATATCACAGGGTTTATTTGAACGGACGCCAAACATTAAGCAGATAGTCAAGCCAGCTGCGCCATGGAATGACGTTGCTAAACTTCTGATCGCTTCTTCTGCCAAGCGTATATCCGATAAACACCACGAGTGCAAAGAACAACATATCCCAAAAACCAACCATCAAATAAATAATACCTAAAAAAATCCCACCGGCAATGCCTAAAATCCGGCCTTTATAACTGTCCCAGATTTCCTTCCACGGCATCCATCAACCACCTCTATTCCACTCGGCTCTTATAGTTCGGTGATTGCACAAGATTGGCGATGTATACCGATACGACTGCTACCGGAATCCCAGTAATGTCTTGTACATGATCATGTACTGCCTTTTGAAGCTCGCTTGTCAGCTCCGGAATGGAACTTTCACCGTCAACTACAGCACGGATTGTAATCTCAAGACCAGACTGGGCGACCTGGATACGTGACTTCACCTCACGCACGCCACGGAATTTGGATGAAGCTTTCAGACACAGATTTTCAATCGTCTCCATGGATATTTGAATATCCCCGTATTCCGTCTTCTGATCAACCGAAGGATAAGTGTTATGGTCCCTACGTACAGAAATGTAGAAAAATCGGATACTAAGCAGAAACAAGATGATCGCCACAGTCAGAATGACTGCCATGAGCATCTGTTCATTCTGAATATACATATCCAAATCAGGTACAAGTCCGCTAAACAGGAGGATGATAATTACTGATACTACACCAACAACTAAACTGTATAAAAATAACAGAAGCCTGTCCAGTATTTTAGCCACGAACGTATTCAACCTCCCAACATCAACAACTAGTATAAAAAAGATGGACTAAACCCCTGGCGCATGACGCCGGGGGTTTATAAGTTTCAGATCATTTTATTTCACGCGCTGAGGGCTGATCTCAGGTTGATC
This sequence is a window from Paenibacillus urinalis. Protein-coding genes within it:
- a CDS encoding DUF2273 domain-containing protein, whose product is MPWKEIWDSYKGRILGIAGGIFLGIIYLMVGFWDMLFFALVVFIGYTLGRRSDQKFSNVIPWRSWLDYLLNVWRPFK
- the nusB gene encoding transcription antitermination factor NusB, which produces MKRRLAREIVVQSLYQMEMNEVEAKAAVDMLFEEAAEENEGEVVIKNEAVMHAYVLEHVRGIWENKEALDSLLADYLKGWQVSRLSRVDRQILRLAAYEMLYREDVPAKVAVNEGIELSKHFGTDESGKFVNGVLGKMIQDVEALKARVK
- the amaP gene encoding alkaline shock response membrane anchor protein AmaP, with amino-acid sequence MAKILDRLLLFLYSLVVGVVSVIIILLFSGLVPDLDMYIQNEQMLMAVILTVAIILFLLSIRFFYISVRRDHNTYPSVDQKTEYGDIQISMETIENLCLKASSKFRGVREVKSRIQVAQSGLEITIRAVVDGESSIPELTSELQKAVHDHVQDITGIPVAVVSVYIANLVQSPNYKSRVE